A region from the Janthinobacterium agaricidamnosum genome encodes:
- the ybgF gene encoding tol-pal system protein YbgF: MMTFSKAGVAAALMAAFAYLPLHANAALFDDDEARKAILELRAKVDAMARDLNGRIDAKADKTSTLSLLNQHDQTMQEIARLRGQIEVLGNDLANVQKRQKDFYTDIDARLRKLEPRQVTIDGQEAAVGVSEQSAYESAFGLFKSGDYKGAVTALDAFVKRYPESAYAANAQYWLGNAYYAQRDCKNAITAQQAVLKHYADSPKAPDAMLNIASCYTELKDKPNATKTLNALISRYPDSSAAQAAKERAGKK, translated from the coding sequence ATGATGACATTCTCGAAAGCCGGCGTCGCCGCCGCCTTGATGGCCGCGTTTGCCTACCTGCCCCTGCACGCCAACGCCGCCCTGTTCGACGACGACGAAGCACGCAAAGCCATCCTCGAGCTGCGCGCCAAGGTCGACGCGATGGCGCGCGACCTGAACGGCCGCATCGACGCCAAGGCGGACAAGACCAGCACCCTGAGCCTGCTCAACCAGCACGACCAGACCATGCAGGAGATCGCCCGCCTGCGCGGCCAGATCGAAGTGCTGGGCAACGACCTGGCGAATGTGCAAAAGCGCCAGAAGGATTTCTACACCGACATCGACGCGCGCCTGCGCAAGCTCGAACCGCGCCAGGTCACCATCGACGGCCAGGAAGCGGCCGTGGGCGTGTCCGAACAAAGCGCGTACGAGTCCGCGTTCGGCCTGTTCAAGTCGGGCGACTACAAGGGCGCCGTCACGGCCCTGGACGCCTTCGTCAAGCGCTATCCGGAATCGGCGTACGCAGCCAACGCGCAATACTGGCTGGGCAACGCCTATTACGCCCAGCGCGACTGCAAAAACGCCATCACGGCCCAGCAGGCAGTGCTGAAACACTACGCGGACAGCCCGAAGGCGCCCGACGCCATGCTCAACATCGCCAGCTGCTACACGGAGCTGAAAGACAAGCCGAACGCCACCAAGACGCTGAACGCCCTGATCTCGCGCTACCCGGACTCCAGCGCGGCGCAAGCGGCCAAGGAACGGGCCGGCAAAAAGTAA
- the pal gene encoding peptidoglycan-associated lipoprotein Pal, with product MSNFKSLAFIAATAALLSACSTPVKVAETPVVERAPEKVAAPVDTRQVQPVTTASVDPLDDPKGVLANRSIYFDFDKYVVREADTPVVQNHAAYLVKTPSRKILIQGNTDERGGAEYNLALGQKRAEAVRKSMAALGVPEGQMEAVSLGKEKPKAQGSNEAAWAENRRADIVY from the coding sequence ATGAGTAACTTTAAAAGTTTGGCTTTCATCGCCGCTACCGCAGCTCTGCTGTCCGCCTGCAGCACCCCAGTCAAAGTTGCAGAGACCCCAGTGGTTGAGCGCGCTCCTGAAAAAGTCGCAGCTCCAGTTGACACCCGTCAAGTTCAGCCAGTAACGACCGCATCGGTCGATCCACTGGACGATCCAAAAGGCGTGCTGGCTAACCGCAGCATCTACTTCGACTTCGACAAATACGTCGTACGCGAAGCGGACACCCCAGTCGTGCAAAACCACGCTGCTTACCTGGTGAAAACCCCATCGCGCAAGATCCTGATCCAAGGTAACACCGATGAACGCGGTGGCGCTGAGTACAACCTGGCCCTGGGCCAGAAACGTGCTGAAGCCGTGCGCAAGTCGATGGCTGCCCTGGGCGTGCCGGAAGGCCAAATGGAAGCCGTGTCGCTGGGCAAAGAAAAGCCTAAAGCACAAGGCAGCAACGAAGCAGCATGGGCTGAAAACCGCCGCGCTGACATCGTTTATTGA
- the tolB gene encoding Tol-Pal system beta propeller repeat protein TolB produces the protein MKKMSYVVLCASLMLGASSAQAQLRVEITGIGSNQIPVAVASFVNESAAPQSLSGIIKADLARSGVFKLIDADAPVAETAPVSYEQWKSRGADALAAGSVQSMADGRLDVRYKLFDTIKGAQISSMNNAAAPQFNRLLAHKIADDIYEKLTGVKGAFATRIAYVTQSGREYRLEIADADGEGIQVALRSNEPIISPSWSPDGTKVAYVSFEKKKPIVYVQNLVTRQRTIVSNEKGSNSAPSWSPDGSRLAVALSRDGHTQVYTVNADGSGLRRVSTSSGIDTEPQFSADGQSIYFTSDRSGGPQIYRMSTSGGEAKRVTFGGSYNISPRISSDGKTLAYISRRDGNFQLYALDLASGQELRLSDTANDESPSFSPNGKYIMYATESGRRKSLAVVSVDGRVKQRLTTQAGNIKEPTWGPFMK, from the coding sequence ATGAAAAAAATGAGCTATGTCGTGCTCTGCGCCAGCCTGATGCTGGGAGCGTCAAGCGCCCAGGCGCAGCTGCGCGTGGAGATTACGGGGATCGGCAGCAACCAGATCCCGGTGGCTGTGGCCAGCTTCGTCAATGAATCGGCGGCGCCGCAATCGCTGTCGGGCATTATCAAGGCCGACCTGGCGCGTAGCGGCGTGTTCAAGCTGATCGACGCCGATGCGCCCGTGGCGGAAACGGCGCCCGTCAGCTACGAGCAGTGGAAATCGCGCGGCGCCGACGCGCTGGCGGCCGGCAGCGTGCAAAGCATGGCCGATGGCCGCCTGGACGTGCGCTACAAACTGTTCGACACCATCAAGGGCGCGCAGATTTCCAGCATGAACAATGCGGCCGCGCCGCAGTTCAACCGCCTGCTGGCGCACAAGATCGCCGACGACATCTATGAAAAGCTGACGGGCGTCAAGGGCGCGTTCGCCACCCGCATCGCCTACGTCACGCAATCGGGCCGCGAATACCGCCTGGAAATCGCCGACGCCGATGGCGAAGGCATCCAGGTCGCCCTGCGCTCGAACGAGCCGATCATTTCGCCATCGTGGTCGCCGGACGGCACCAAGGTCGCATATGTGTCGTTTGAAAAGAAAAAGCCCATCGTCTACGTGCAAAACCTGGTGACGCGCCAGCGCACCATCGTGTCGAATGAAAAAGGCAGCAATTCGGCGCCGAGCTGGAGCCCGGACGGCTCGCGCCTGGCCGTGGCCCTGTCGCGCGACGGCCATACCCAGGTCTACACCGTCAATGCCGACGGCAGCGGCTTGCGCCGCGTCAGCACCAGCAGCGGCATCGATACGGAACCCCAATTCTCGGCCGATGGCCAAAGTATTTACTTCACCAGCGATCGCAGCGGCGGACCACAAATCTACCGCATGTCGACCAGCGGTGGCGAAGCCAAGCGCGTGACGTTTGGCGGCTCCTACAACATCAGCCCGCGGATTTCGTCCGACGGGAAGACACTCGCTTATATTTCCCGTCGCGACGGCAATTTCCAGCTCTACGCGCTCGACCTGGCTAGTGGCCAGGAACTGCGCCTGTCGGACACCGCCAACGACGAATCACCGAGCTTTTCGCCCAACGGGAAATATATCATGTACGCGACCGAATCCGGACGACGCAAGTCGCTGGCAGTGGTATCGGTGGATGGCCGCGTCAAACAGCGTTTGACTACGCAAGCTGGCAATATCAAGGAGCCCACCTGGGGTCCTTTTATGAAGTAA
- the tolA gene encoding cell envelope integrity protein TolA → MQNKQIDHVLGKPYSVPRERSRWPSLGLALAMHLGLLFFLWVGVHWQNTEPVAVEAEVWDMKVQTAAPPPEVATEPEPTPAPPPEPQVEQPAPPPPPPVAAPEPKVDLREAEIALERKKAKLKEEKEKAAEQERRKQEQKEREEEKRELEKQKQKEKDKAEKLEKEKADKLEKAKLAKEKEKAAEEKAEKELSEKKAAAEKAAKAKKAAAEKAAADKLRADDMKRLMAQAGNGTTGTAAKATAPRKDSGYVAALTSKIKSNIAYSGSTEVPGNPRAVFKIEQLPTGEIISVRKIKSSGLPAYDSSVENAINKSSPLPKKKDGTVEREIELIFEMKDLPK, encoded by the coding sequence TTGCAGAACAAACAAATCGACCATGTACTCGGCAAGCCCTACAGCGTGCCGCGCGAACGCAGCCGCTGGCCCTCGCTGGGCCTGGCGCTGGCGATGCACCTTGGCCTGCTGTTTTTCCTGTGGGTGGGCGTACACTGGCAAAATACGGAACCTGTCGCCGTCGAAGCGGAAGTGTGGGACATGAAAGTGCAGACGGCCGCGCCGCCGCCCGAAGTGGCGACGGAACCGGAGCCGACACCCGCCCCGCCGCCGGAACCGCAAGTGGAACAGCCGGCCCCGCCGCCGCCACCGCCCGTGGCCGCGCCCGAGCCGAAGGTCGACCTGCGCGAGGCAGAGATCGCCCTGGAACGCAAGAAGGCCAAGCTGAAGGAAGAAAAAGAGAAAGCGGCAGAGCAAGAACGCCGCAAGCAGGAACAGAAGGAACGCGAGGAAGAAAAGCGCGAACTGGAAAAACAGAAGCAGAAAGAAAAAGACAAGGCTGAAAAGCTGGAAAAAGAAAAGGCCGACAAGCTGGAGAAAGCCAAGCTGGCCAAAGAGAAAGAAAAAGCGGCGGAAGAAAAAGCCGAGAAAGAACTGTCCGAGAAAAAAGCGGCGGCGGAAAAAGCCGCCAAGGCAAAAAAAGCAGCTGCGGAAAAAGCGGCGGCAGACAAATTGCGTGCCGATGATATGAAGCGCCTGATGGCGCAGGCAGGCAACGGCACAACGGGCACGGCCGCGAAAGCGACCGCGCCACGCAAGGACAGCGGCTATGTCGCTGCCCTGACGAGCAAGATCAAGAGCAATATCGCGTACAGCGGTAGCACGGAGGTGCCGGGCAACCCGCGCGCCGTGTTCAAGATCGAGCAACTGCCAACTGGGGAAATTATTTCGGTCCGAAAGATTAAAAGCAGCGGCCTGCCGGCGTATGACAGCTCGGTGGAAAACGCCATTAATAAATCGTCGCCACTGCCGAAGAAAAAAGACGGCACCGTGGAACGCGAGATTGAACTCATATTCGAGATGAAGGATTTGCCTAAATGA
- a CDS encoding ExbD/TolR family protein: MGSSFNSGGMRGGRGRKFKSEINVVPYIDVMLVLLIIFMVMPSSNNPSVVNLPNAEKSAKPPDDYIQIVLKPNGSLSIGVIGKEQLAPETEPNRDALLRKLRGLHESNPDYPVMIAGDKESKYDDVIQLISEAKKMGITRVGLATK, translated from the coding sequence ATGGGTTCCTCATTCAATAGCGGCGGCATGCGCGGTGGCCGTGGCCGCAAGTTCAAGTCCGAGATCAACGTCGTGCCGTATATCGACGTGATGCTGGTGCTGCTGATCATTTTCATGGTGATGCCGTCGTCGAACAATCCCAGCGTGGTGAACCTGCCCAACGCGGAAAAGTCGGCGAAACCGCCCGATGACTATATTCAGATCGTGCTGAAACCGAATGGTTCGCTGTCGATCGGCGTCATCGGCAAGGAACAGCTGGCGCCGGAAACGGAACCGAACCGCGACGCCCTGCTGCGCAAGCTGCGCGGTTTGCACGAGAGCAATCCAGACTATCCCGTGATGATCGCGGGCGACAAGGAAAGCAAGTACGACGATGTGATCCAGCTCATTTCGGAAGCGAAAAAGATGGGCATTACCCGTGTCGGCCTGGCCACCAAGTAA
- the tolQ gene encoding protein TolQ produces MNVTQDLSFLALITNAHLIVQLIMALLLLISLTSWTYIFRKMFAVRQARKQTIEFERSFWAGGNLHALHQNASGNRDQSGALARIFDAGMGEFIKGKASYGSREALDVGAVLDGARRAMRAAFQREMDVLESHLAFLASVGSVSPYIGLLGTVWGIMNAFRGLANVQQATLAAVAPGIAEALIATAIGLFAAIPAVVAYNRFSHDIDRLAIRFESFVEEFSNILQRQSR; encoded by the coding sequence ATGAACGTTACACAAGATCTTTCTTTCCTCGCGCTCATCACCAATGCCCACCTGATCGTGCAACTGATCATGGCCCTGCTGCTGCTGATTTCCCTGACCAGCTGGACCTACATTTTCCGCAAGATGTTTGCCGTGCGCCAGGCGCGCAAGCAAACCATCGAATTCGAACGCAGCTTCTGGGCCGGCGGCAACCTGCATGCGCTGCACCAGAACGCCAGCGGCAACCGCGACCAGAGCGGCGCGCTGGCCCGCATCTTCGACGCCGGCATGGGCGAATTCATCAAGGGCAAGGCTTCCTACGGTTCGCGCGAAGCGCTGGACGTGGGCGCCGTGCTCGACGGCGCACGCCGCGCCATGCGCGCCGCCTTCCAGCGCGAAATGGACGTGCTCGAATCGCACCTGGCCTTCCTCGCGTCCGTCGGCTCCGTCTCGCCGTACATCGGCCTGCTCGGTACCGTCTGGGGCATCATGAACGCCTTCCGCGGCCTGGCCAACGTGCAGCAAGCGACCCTGGCCGCCGTCGCGCCCGGCATTGCCGAAGCGCTGATCGCCACGGCCATCGGCCTGTTCGCGGCCATTCCCGCCGTCGTCGCCTACAACCGTTTTTCGCATGACATCGACCGCCTGGCGATCCGCTTCGAAAGCTTCGTCGAGGAATTCTCCAACATCTTGCAGCGCCAGTCGCGCTAA
- the ybgC gene encoding tol-pal system-associated acyl-CoA thioesterase has protein sequence MPSVFTWNVRVYYEDTDAGGIVYYANYLKFFERARTEWLRAIDVGQQELLEQHDAMFVVKSVNADYHAPARLDDTVRLTLSIEKMGRASIVFLQQAWCGDRLLNTARVKIGCVDSALRPRAVPDAVAARMRAT, from the coding sequence ATGCCTTCAGTCTTTACCTGGAACGTACGTGTCTACTATGAAGACACCGACGCCGGCGGCATCGTCTATTACGCTAACTACCTCAAATTCTTCGAGCGCGCACGCACGGAATGGCTGCGCGCCATCGACGTGGGCCAGCAGGAATTGCTGGAACAGCATGACGCGATGTTCGTTGTCAAAAGCGTCAACGCCGACTATCATGCGCCAGCCAGGCTCGATGACACGGTAAGATTAACCTTAAGCATAGAAAAAATGGGGCGTGCCTCCATCGTTTTCCTGCAACAAGCCTGGTGCGGCGACCGCCTGCTCAACACGGCCCGCGTCAAGATCGGCTGCGTCGATTCGGCACTGCGCCCGCGCGCCGTGCCTGATGCAGTCGCGGCCCGCATGCGCGCCACCTGA
- the glyA gene encoding serine hydroxymethyltransferase: protein MFAKDHTLANVDPELFAVIQKENTRQHDHIELIASENYTSPAVMEAQGSQLTNKYAEGYPGKRYYGGCEYVDVAEQLAIDRVKKLFGAECANVQPNSGSQANQGVFFAMLKPGDLIMGMSLAEGGHLTHGMPLNMSGKWFDVVSYGLTAEEDIDYEAMERLARERKPKLIIAGASAFSKKIDFERFGKIAKEVGAYFMVDMAHYAGLIAAGLYPNPVPFADFVTSTTHKSLRGPRGGIILMKAEHEKAINSAIFPGIQGGPLMHVIAGKAVAFKEALSPEFVEYQKQVIKNADVLAKTLIKRGLRIVSGGTESHVMLVDLRAKNLTGKEAEAILGSAHITCNKNGIPNDPQKPFVTSGIRLGSPAMTTRGFKEAQAEEVGNLIADVLDNPHDAATIERVKAAVKVLADAHPVYAA, encoded by the coding sequence ATGTTTGCAAAAGATCACACCCTCGCCAACGTCGATCCTGAATTGTTCGCCGTCATTCAAAAAGAAAACACGCGCCAGCACGATCACATCGAACTGATCGCCTCGGAGAACTACACGTCGCCAGCCGTAATGGAAGCGCAAGGCTCGCAGCTGACGAACAAGTACGCCGAAGGCTACCCGGGCAAGCGCTACTACGGCGGCTGCGAATACGTCGACGTGGCCGAGCAACTGGCCATCGACCGCGTCAAGAAACTGTTCGGCGCCGAATGCGCGAACGTGCAGCCGAATTCCGGCTCGCAGGCGAACCAGGGCGTGTTCTTCGCCATGCTGAAACCAGGCGACCTGATCATGGGTATGTCGCTGGCCGAAGGCGGTCACCTGACCCACGGCATGCCGCTGAACATGTCCGGCAAATGGTTCGATGTCGTCTCCTACGGTCTGACGGCGGAAGAAGACATCGACTACGAGGCGATGGAGCGCCTGGCCCGCGAACGCAAACCGAAACTGATCATCGCCGGCGCATCCGCGTTCTCGAAAAAAATCGACTTCGAACGCTTCGGCAAGATCGCCAAGGAAGTGGGCGCCTACTTCATGGTCGACATGGCCCACTACGCGGGCCTGATCGCCGCCGGCCTGTACCCGAACCCGGTGCCGTTCGCCGACTTCGTCACCTCGACCACGCACAAATCGTTGCGCGGTCCGCGCGGCGGCATCATCCTGATGAAGGCCGAGCACGAAAAAGCCATCAACTCGGCCATCTTCCCTGGCATCCAGGGCGGCCCGCTGATGCACGTGATCGCCGGCAAGGCCGTCGCCTTCAAGGAAGCGCTGAGCCCTGAATTCGTCGAATACCAGAAGCAAGTGATCAAGAACGCCGACGTGCTGGCGAAAACCCTGATCAAGCGCGGCCTGCGCATCGTGTCCGGCGGCACCGAATCGCACGTCATGCTGGTCGACCTGCGCGCCAAGAACCTGACGGGCAAGGAAGCCGAAGCCATCCTCGGTTCCGCGCACATCACCTGCAACAAGAACGGCATCCCGAACGACCCGCAAAAACCCTTCGTCACCTCGGGCATCCGCCTGGGCAGCCCGGCGATGACGACGCGTGGTTTCAAGGAAGCGCAAGCGGAAGAAGTGGGCAACCTGATCGCCGACGTGCTGGACAACCCGCATGACGCCGCCACCATCGAGCGCGTCAAAGCGGCCGTGAAAGTGTTGGCCGACGCGCACCCTGTGTACGCAGCATAA
- the nrdR gene encoding transcriptional regulator NrdR yields MKCPFCQHGDTQVLDTRVSEEGDAIRRRRRCGKCDKRFTTYERIELIMPAVVKKNGSRTEFAADKLRGSLMLALRKRPVAAASVDTAIASIQEKLLTSGLREVDSGYIGELVMQELKRLDKIAYIRFASVYKNFEDLAEFQDAIAEVGQARKP; encoded by the coding sequence ATGAAATGTCCATTTTGCCAGCACGGCGACACCCAGGTTCTCGATACGCGCGTATCGGAGGAAGGGGATGCCATTCGGCGCCGCCGCCGCTGCGGCAAATGCGACAAGCGGTTTACCACGTACGAACGCATTGAACTTATCATGCCGGCCGTCGTCAAAAAGAATGGCAGCCGGACGGAGTTCGCTGCGGATAAGTTGCGCGGCAGTTTGATGCTGGCCTTGCGCAAGCGTCCCGTCGCGGCCGCCTCGGTGGATACGGCCATCGCGTCCATCCAGGAAAAACTGCTGACCAGCGGCTTGCGCGAAGTCGATTCCGGCTATATCGGCGAACTCGTCATGCAGGAACTCAAGCGCCTCGACAAGATCGCCTACATCCGCTTTGCCTCAGTGTATAAAAATTTCGAAGACCTGGCCGAGTTCCAGGATGCGATCGCCGAAGTGGGGCAGGCGCGCAAGCCCTGA
- the pilV gene encoding type IV pilus modification protein PilV codes for MSGRTMFPAGGSSLVEVLVSLLLLALGLLGASILQLHSLRARHESALLSAGAQLAAGMAERMRANGVLMNGPDEGNPYLNVAYAAADDAEAGGTAPDCFGASACSAAELAQFDIAEWKQSLHAALPGARLHICRDASVWDAAAQGLHWACSGGKGAPIVIKLGWRGRLPDGSPAVNAAGESLPRLVFQLGGGGA; via the coding sequence ATGAGCGGTCGCACTATGTTTCCAGCGGGTGGCAGCAGCCTCGTCGAGGTGCTCGTGTCGCTGCTGCTGTTGGCGCTGGGCCTGCTCGGTGCCAGCATTTTGCAACTGCACTCCCTGCGCGCGCGCCATGAGTCGGCGCTGTTGTCGGCGGGCGCGCAGCTGGCGGCCGGCATGGCCGAGCGCATGCGCGCAAACGGCGTGCTCATGAATGGTCCCGATGAGGGCAATCCCTACTTGAACGTGGCCTACGCGGCGGCGGACGACGCCGAAGCAGGCGGCACCGCGCCGGACTGCTTTGGCGCTAGCGCCTGCAGCGCGGCCGAACTGGCGCAATTTGACATCGCTGAATGGAAGCAATCGCTGCATGCGGCCTTGCCCGGCGCGCGCCTGCATATCTGCCGCGATGCCTCTGTCTGGGATGCCGCCGCGCAAGGCTTGCACTGGGCGTGCAGCGGCGGCAAGGGCGCGCCCATCGTCATCAAGCTGGGCTGGCGCGGCCGCTTGCCCGATGGCTCGCCCGCCGTGAATGCGGCAGGCGAGTCGCTGCCCAGGCTGGTATTCCAGCTGGGCGGAGGCGGCGCATGA
- a CDS encoding PilW family protein encodes MNGVHAAWRWRRGMSLVELLVALSLGALLMLAASSVLVAASGSYGDQSASARLDDNGRYALDTIARAVRQTAYVNWDSSAAPVAHADDDSASVAGLDARSLGKNSEGISGALPGVLHGSDVLALRYYGAGKEEGGDGSVLNCAGFGVGAAQTEAQRGWSIFYVAQGADGEGELRCKYRGANGWGADAVIRGVDGFQVLYGLDTDTPPDGVANRYVNASALDAYDAALVLQGADAAARQRDLRRRTHWKRVASVRVALLLHGEADQADKMAELGPAQFDLFGKAYAEAHGAGDTGVRIARASLPAATRSRLRQLVQTSIMLRNGPA; translated from the coding sequence ATGAACGGCGTGCATGCCGCGTGGCGCTGGCGGCGCGGCATGAGCCTCGTCGAATTGCTGGTGGCTCTGTCGCTGGGCGCGCTGCTGATGCTGGCCGCCAGTAGCGTGCTGGTGGCGGCCAGCGGCAGCTATGGCGACCAGTCCGCCAGCGCGCGTCTGGACGATAACGGCCGCTATGCGCTCGACACCATCGCCCGCGCCGTGCGCCAGACGGCGTACGTGAATTGGGATAGCAGCGCCGCGCCCGTCGCCCATGCCGATGACGACAGCGCCAGTGTCGCCGGGCTCGACGCGCGCAGCCTGGGCAAGAACAGCGAAGGCATCAGCGGCGCCTTGCCCGGTGTCCTGCATGGCAGCGATGTGCTGGCCCTGCGCTATTACGGCGCCGGCAAGGAAGAGGGCGGCGACGGGTCCGTGCTCAATTGCGCCGGCTTTGGCGTGGGTGCCGCGCAAACGGAGGCGCAGCGGGGCTGGAGCATTTTCTATGTGGCGCAGGGCGCCGATGGCGAAGGCGAACTGCGCTGCAAATACCGTGGCGCGAACGGCTGGGGCGCGGATGCCGTCATTCGTGGCGTCGACGGTTTCCAGGTGCTGTATGGCCTCGACACGGATACGCCGCCCGACGGCGTGGCGAACCGCTATGTCAACGCCAGTGCGCTCGACGCCTACGATGCGGCGCTGGTGCTGCAGGGCGCGGATGCGGCCGCGCGCCAGCGCGATTTGCGGCGCCGCACGCACTGGAAGCGCGTGGCCAGCGTGCGCGTGGCCTTGCTGCTGCATGGCGAGGCGGACCAGGCGGACAAGATGGCGGAGCTGGGGCCGGCGCAGTTCGACCTGTTCGGCAAGGCATATGCCGAGGCGCACGGCGCCGGCGACACGGGCGTGCGCATCGCGCGCGCGTCCTTGCCCGCCGCGACGCGCTCCCGGCTGCGGCAATTGGTGCAGACGAGCATCATGCTGCGCAACGGGCCGGCCTAG
- a CDS encoding pilus assembly PilX family protein has translation MPCSPCARHSGATLVYVLCLLVIILLLGISAAQMALQGEKAARGERDRQIAFQAAEEALMDAQNDIEGLPGAPGRSSLFAPGSAAGFADGCGEAGALGLCLPAAPEAPALWLSMDLDGPEGSSHTVPYGQFTGAVMQTGQGFLPSRRPRYLIELLPFYPPGAQAAAVAGGLATESYVYRITAIGFGAQESTQVVLQSYYRKQAAGAGP, from the coding sequence GTGCCTTGTTCACCTTGCGCGCGCCACAGTGGCGCCACCCTCGTGTATGTGCTGTGCCTGTTGGTGATCATCTTGCTGCTGGGCATATCGGCGGCGCAGATGGCCTTGCAGGGCGAAAAGGCGGCGCGCGGCGAGCGCGACCGGCAGATCGCGTTTCAGGCGGCGGAGGAAGCATTGATGGATGCGCAGAACGATATCGAAGGCTTGCCCGGCGCGCCGGGGCGTAGCAGCCTCTTTGCGCCAGGCAGTGCGGCCGGGTTCGCGGACGGCTGCGGCGAGGCAGGCGCACTGGGCCTGTGCCTGCCCGCAGCCCCGGAGGCGCCGGCGCTCTGGCTGAGCATGGACCTCGACGGTCCTGAAGGCAGCAGCCACACCGTGCCGTATGGCCAGTTTACGGGCGCCGTCATGCAGACGGGGCAGGGTTTCCTGCCGTCGCGCCGGCCCCGTTACCTGATCGAATTGCTGCCGTTTTACCCGCCCGGCGCGCAGGCGGCGGCAGTGGCCGGCGGCCTGGCGACGGAAAGTTATGTGTACCGCATCACGGCCATCGGTTTTGGCGCGCAGGAAAGCACGCAAGTCGTGCTGCAAAGTTATTACCGAAAGCAGGCGGCGGGAGCGGGACCATGA